Sequence from the Canis lupus baileyi chromosome 24, mCanLup2.hap1, whole genome shotgun sequence genome:
GCAGGCACTTACCTAGTCCCTATGATCAGTTTGTTGTACTGTGGCATGCCGATGACATCTGTCATCGACCTGAGCTTCCAACTCATGGACTTGTCCTAACATGTTAAAGagtggaaataaacaaaaatatgccTTTTTAATTATAAGACAGTTTGACAATGGGTATGcttaaaattatagttttttaaaaattaatattcttgaagttatagtttttaaaaaattaatattctccTTCAAGTATAAAGAACTTGCTACATAGACTAGAAGAGCTACCTTTATTCCCTCTCTCTAGGGAAGGTTTATTTGGCAGCCTGAGGGATTTAGGATAGCTGTAACTTCTAGTATAGACGATAAGTTTCTGGAATGCTGAGATGGGTTTCTATGTCTGCAGTACCTAGCAGAGAGCCTCGGCTATGTCAGGGGCTCAACTATTGTTGaatgagataataataaaaaaatgactttaaagacAGGATATATTCTGGAATCAGTCAGGCATTTTTATTCCTAAGTCTACTTCCCAAATGCCTTTTGCCTTCTGAATTTCTGATTGAAGAAGACAAACCTAGCATGGCTGCctaaattgaaataattattaacaggaaaaaaaacaacagaaaattttcttccatttgtcaTTCATTAAGACATATGATAAATTACATGATGGAGTCATATGTAGTCCATTACTCCATCTGATTTGAGGAGCAAAATGAAGCATTATCTTGTACTACATATAGAGatcatattttatttgcattctaTAGACTAGCAAAAGGCAACATGAATATATTACATTCAAGGACACAATTTCTGTAATCATGCCACTTGAAGAGCagtttaaaatagcaaataaaatcaAACTGGAGCACTCAGCATCCTTATCAAATGAAAATCACATACAAAaactctctttcttcttttcaacttCAGCTGCAGGGACCAGAAATAAATCGCTCCATCTTCTCTGATCATGATTACGGTGTCGTCAGGCATAGAGAGAATGCGCAGCACGGGACCCCCATATGACAGCCCTTGCAGCGCAGCAGGCAGCTGGAAGGAAACCTCTTTCTCTTGGGCCAAAGCATCCACTTGCTCTGAATACTCTAGCTGCAAATACGTGCAGAAGCCGTCCTGCAGGATAAAGGAAAATTCATTAAACAACTACAGGAACATCTATGttcctttctttgaaaatttCTCTCTACCATTAGAGTGTATGGATAATTCCTTCCCTGGACATGACATAATTATTAGTACTCACTAGTTCATTAGTATGCCAAAAGTGCAAGGGTCATAACTGGGATGTGCCTGTTCAGCTGGGGTTGGAAGTCTCTTACCCAGCTTGGGCTCCCTTCCCcatgctcagtctctctctctctctaaagaagatGGTGGTAATCATGATGATGACAGTGGTGGcagtggcggtggtggtggtggtggttgtgattGACGGTATATTATGTTCCATGCAACATAGACCTTCCTTTCCATTCTCATGATAACT
This genomic interval carries:
- the LOC140615736 gene encoding cilia- and flagella-associated protein 337-like isoform X3 encodes the protein METFKCIMQQSMRSQNKNTEQIEQLFMKIDYESMGRIQWDGFCTYLQLEYSEQVDALAQEKEVSFQLPAALQGLSYGGPVLRILSMPDDTVIMIREDGAIYFWSLQLKLKRRKRVFDKSMSWKLRSMTDVIGMPQYNKLIIGTRNREIQLCEFSNLEPYCQISGLEGVPLKLDY